The Phragmites australis chromosome 13, lpPhrAust1.1, whole genome shotgun sequence DNA window GGTACTCCACCGTGTCCGTccactccggcggcggcggcggctcgaacGAGAGGCCCCGGCGGCCCCGCGCTAGGGGTAGGGAGAGGGGGATGACCGCGCCGCCGCGGGGGCGGATGCTGCGCGCGAGGCCGACGCGGAGCAGCATCGGCTCGGTGGCTCGGGGCTAACTGGCCGCCGCCGGTGGAGATGCGGCCAGAGGCCGGACTCGAGTGGAGAGTAAAATTGCAACGACCAGCCAAGTTGACAGCCCGTACTGCAACGGGCCGGCCCGCTTCAACCCACGAATGGGCCACCCGCTTCCATCCGGACAtggccttcttctccttccgCACGTGGCGGTTGCTGATCCAATCGACGGCTCGACGCCTCTGCCTGCTTCCTCCGGGCTCTCGGAGTCCCACGCCACCGTCGAGTCCCCTCCCGTCTCCAGTCTCCACCGAGCCCGCCCTGCTCCAGCCtccacaccccccccccccctcatccACGGAAGAGTAGTAGTCGCCGTCTTGCTCCTCCCCTCTGCTGGACCGGTGTGGACTGGAGATCCCATCGCGACCTGGATTGGCTTCCTCTTTTGTTGGTAAGGAATCTCTAGCCTGCTTCCATGGATCGttctaagggcctgtttggaagaGGAGGAATGCTCTAGGAAATTTTAGGATTTGGTTCAAGTTTGTACTAAATCCTAGGGTTTTGGATCCTAAAACCCCTTTTCCAAACATGGCCTAAAATAGTTGCTCTGCTCGGGATCTCTTCCTTGCTGCTAGCGATCAATTTTTTGGGGGTTCAACTGAACCCCCACTCCCCGAGTTGAGCCATCTCCTTGCCGTTTACCCCTTGAACTGCAGTATGTGCGAGTTGATTTCATGGTACATGTATATCTTGCCATTTGTTTCAGCATTCCCATCAGGCATCAGGAGAAGCGATGTCAGGAGTGATCATGAAGTTCGCGGTTACATCCATGGTGATGTGGATGGCCCCGGTTGCGATCGTGTATGGGTTTTACTACCAGATAATTCCAGGTTTGGCTGCTGTTCTTCCTACTTGTCGTGTGCTCCGTCACTTTTGTGGTGGTGAAGTGCGTACATTGGTATTTGGAAATGATGTTTTACTTCTTGATCAGGTGTGAGCCAGTTGTCATCCTCGACACAGACCCTGGCCAGCGGTTTCCTTGCCGTCATATCAGTTAATCTGGTCATTGGCTTTTACATATGCATGGCAATGAAGGAGACTCCCCACCAGGAGCCACAGCCAGATCCAACCTTCCTGGCGAACGCTAAAGCAAGTATTAACCAGCCAACATCTTCTCAAGCGAGTGATGAATccaaggggaaggggaaggttGAGTAAGCAGTACCGCAGGTTGACTTGGTTCTTGTGTATGTTAAGCGTGTGTTATTCAGGAATAGCAGCCACATCCTTTTAAATTGATGATTTCACTGTAAATTTTGAGAGTTAAGGTTATGGAACCATATGATGGACCTTTTGTACCCGTTTACTATGGATACTGTGTTATTAGTATGCTTATATGTATGTTTGGTGCTAGACGGATAGCTATATGGTTGTTAACTGCTGTTTTGGTGACATGATTGCAACTTTGATCCAACATATTTACTCTTGAGAGATGAGATTGAATTTCATGATGAACATCCAAACTTTTAAAGGTTAAAGTTTGTTAAATTGGCATTAGTTAGTTAGCCAGTAAGTATTTGTGAACAATGGGTTGAGCTGGACATAAGGATCAAATAGGACTTTGTTTTACTGCAAACAATTACATAGTTTTTGTGACACAAAAAAGATACACTCTTCATATATTGTTATTGACTTCCTAAAGGATTTCAATCGTATATGAAGCTTTGGCCCAACATAGAATAAAGGAGCACTTGCTCTGGTAGCACTTCAGAGTTCAGTCCTGTTTGTTACATGTTCCTTTCTTGCAGGAGCATACAACTGTTGAATAACATGTATATACCTTTTCATTTTTCAAAATCTTCATTTCTGTACTGAAGCTTTGAATTTATCTGGTTTGATCGTGTAAGTACGACTTTTATTCTGACCAAAATAGGCATGCTGTGTTGTTTCTGATATTGGAAAAGCAAATGATGCAGGTTTGTTAATTCTACAATAAAAGTTCATGGCAGTAATATTGTACTACTTATGACTTTATGGCTTAGGAGTTAGGCTAAGCTAGTAGAAAGCGACTAGCCAAGATTTTATTGTCTtggaaaatagaaaaatcatGGATGAATATGGTAAGTACCTCACCAAGAGCATGTCATTTTGGGAAGATAAATAACTCCTGGCCGAATGCAATCAGGCCTTAAACTTTAGCCGGGAATAGGTGGAAACACAGttctttgttgctctaaagaTCTATGCCCATATGGCAAGCATGGACATCAGCCCTGCGCCTACGAAAAGTGCAAGATATGTCATCAGCTGAAGCTTTGTGTTCGTCTGTAGCTTCAGTTTATTGAAATCTGTGGCTAGAAGGTCAACTAGGGACATATAGATCAAAATTCCTGCCGAGGCTGAGTTGAAAACTCCTTCGACAACGAAGGCAGTAGAACTATGAACATTGTAGCTAGATGAAATTGCAATCCCTAGTGCAATGCCCACGGGTGTGGTCAGGGAGAAAAACATTGCCATCATGACGGTTGCCCTTAACTTGAAATTTGCCTGCAGTGAGAAGTGGAAATCAAGGAATGTTAGTGTTTAATTGATGTGAAGCACACTATGAAATTAGCTTTTCTCCTTGGTgttcatttattttctttcttgaaAATATGTGCTAGCTTTAGTTTATGAAGTAACATATCATTGCTAGGGTCTGTTTGCATGAAGCAATtggtgctctctctctctctctctctctctctctctctctctctctcacacacacacacacacacacacacacacacacacacacacacacacacacacacacacacagttGAGGTTTGTTTGATTTAGCTTTTGCAACATCAGTCTGTGGAATGATTTATCACTGATTGGTGTTGGGAATATACTTTgtgtttattattattattggaaAAAAATGATTAGTAATGGTTCATGCTTGTAACGTGTCATGTTACTATCCAAGAACATTTCATTTGAACTTTATATATCTCAGCCTTTCTCTTGTTTATCACCCCTTTCTCCCAAAGGGATCACTTCTAGAGTTCTGGTGGTACACATGCTCTGACATGCTGATTTATGGAATTGCCTTTTTGTACAAGTTGTAGCTTCTCATTATTTTGTCTGTGGGATATATTCAGGTATTTTAGGTTGTGGTGCAAGAATATACCTGCACAATACAACCACCCAAGCCTATGCCTTCAAAGAATTGATGGAAACTAAGGGCACCAACAAGAGGCCTGATGGTGGATGACCTCACAGATGCACCTAAGGACACCCCAATGATCACTGAATGCACCAAGATTCCGAGCTCAAGGACCTGCATGGTGAGATATTTAACTTGTTATCTCAAGGGCTGTTTGTCATGAAAATGCCAACCTAGTTGGGGAACAGTGTGCAAAAGGAGTCAGTTCTAAGGATGGAGAGGAACATTATGCTCTGAAGAACAAATTATCACACCCACCAATAGGTATCGATCTCCTCTCCCAACACCTGTTTCTTCATTATTGTATGGAAATATGTACCATAGTGATTTTGGAGAAATACTAATATCGTTATGTTTTTTTATCTGGAGCTGTGTACGGGAATTATGTATATCTAATGTTCAATGTAAATATCTGATCGATCATAGTAAGATATCTGGAGCTAGTTCAGCAAACTGTTATGTTATTATCTTGATCTGATTATGTGCACTATTAATGGAAAAACGAGGTATTCTTTATTCTATTTCAAGTTATATATTTCATGCTTCTTTACCATTTTCTTTGCTGCACTGTTTTCTGGCACTCGTGGATTAACAaaacttcaacttttttttcagTACTATAGTGAGAGAGGCTTATGAGCTTCAAGTGACTGCTCTTACCTGAGATACCACCCTGTGCCGGATTGTGTCAGCTATTGAAGCCTCCTCTGGTGAACTGATGACGTCCGCTTCTCCATGTGAATGCCCATGTGTTGCATGGGTGTGCACATGCACATGTTGTACATGCCCAGTCCTCTCCTCGTCTACAGGTTGCTCATGTATCTCTAGGTTGTCAATTGGTCGTGCCTTGCTGAAGTGAGACCGGCGGTAGTACCCAGCAGCCACTGAGTCTATCACCATTGTGGCCATTGCAGCAGACATCGAGACGAGGCCTGCGAAGGGGAAACCATTCCTATCCCTGCCACCTTTGTGGAGGCACGGGGATGTCAGGCCATCAAATGCTGCTGGCAGAATGTGGACCATGCCAGTGGCAAGGATGACACCAGCCGCAAATGCCTTGACCGCGAAAAAAATGTCACCATCAGGGTTTAGTGCGGCCATGGAGCGGCCAAGCACCGGGACCAACACGCCGGCTGCTCCGGCTGTCAGGATGGACGCCATGGCGATCAGCTTCAGCTTCATTGCACCATGGCTGTCAGCCCCATCTGTGGCATTTGTGCAGTTGGAGGTGCTGGCCGCAGCCAGTTGTGCGAAGAGCAGGAGCCATGGAAGCACTTGAAAGGTATGCTTCACAGCCTCCATGGCACTGATTATGTCTTGTATGGTATGCTGTGTATTCCAGACAGTATGAGTGACAAGGGCATGGAGCCAATGGTTGGTACTTTATATAGGAGGGAATGTGTTGATTGGGATGGTTGCTGAATTGCCATCCTGCGGCCTGGTGGGGTCTGCTACTCTCAGTTTCCACATCCTGTGGCCATGTGTCAAAAactactgtgcaaggtggtgtTCATACTGGAGCCTATACTATACTAGTCACCAGTGTCAAGGACTGAATCCCCACAAGGCCACAACATGGTGCTGCTGTTAGTTGCCACTTTATGATGATGTTTAACGACCAGTGAATAGTCGAACATGGAAAAAAGGAGATCCAGCACAGATCTCTGAATCTGATCATCCTCGGTGTTAGCTCCTGCGTCGCTTGGTTGGCTTGTTCAATGACTGCAGGATCATATGGATTGGCCATGGTATATAGAATTCTATGCCATTCATCCTGGGAAAGCAAGGAACATATTGAAAGGAAAAAGGCCTACTGACGGCTAAGGACGCAAAGGGGTGAGTGATGCTTTCTGGTCTAGTCAGAGCTCAGTGTAGTGTTCACACCATGTTGTCATCAGTTAGATAATTAGACTAAACTCTTTCGGGACTTGCACTTTTCTGGTGAGTTCTTTTTGGGAGCTTGCTGATTTTCTCGATGGAGGGCTGAAAAGATTGGGTTGATGATTGGTGAATCATTGACCTGATAAATTTATAGAATAGATTAGGATGTTTTGAGTAGACAAACTATAGGAAAATATAGAAgggtttttatatagtttcagACTTTAATTAAGATAATAACTTTAtatcatatttgtcttgtattgaatAGAGTCTGTTACAAAGAGGTGCGTGATTAGTCTGGATGGATCTAAATGTAGTTGGTGACTTTCTTGCTTTGCTCATGGTGTCTTCTCACTTGTGCGATTTGTAAAGACTTGTTAGCTCTTAATGGCTCGTAATGGCTTGTAGAAAGACTTGACCTCTGTAGGGTCTATAGACTCTGTATATTAGTGGGGATGTCGTAAGTCATCTAAAGTCTTTTTGTTCTTGGAGTTTAACTTCACTATTTACAAGAAGATACCTTAAGTTACTATaggtagttttttttatctacgaATCTTTTTctcagagatagagatatgcatTGAGAATTACACGAAATATTAGGGTGTCTGGATAGGTTAATTATCTATTAGTCATCATCAAGCTCCTGACTAGTATGTGATATGAGGTTTCGACGGGTCAAATACTTGGTCAGTAAAGATAAGTATTTTGCCCGAACGTGTCATTGGGTAAGATTCAGATTTCTGATTGGGATGATACATCTAACTGGATTCTTTGGGTTCTCATATCATCTATTTAGGATTCCGAATACCTTTGAATTCTCAAATGAATCCTCGAGATGATATTCCATTCAAGTAGGGTTTCTGATTCGTCCGAAAAGCATCATCCTGTCCTTGCAAAAGGACGATGAGGAAAAGATTTATTGATGGTTAGGTTTGGAAGTTGGACTGTCACAACAGAAGTTTTacgtggtggtgaagagattattttcttttttttctggtAAAAGATCATGATGATGTTTGAAAACTGAGTTTATTTATCGGTGTAGTACCTCAGCTCTCTTGTTATTTCATACCAATAGCCCTCGCATGTGACAAAAGAGATCCTAAATAGAAAATGTGATAGGACCCGACACAGAATATCATAGTTCCGAGTAATACTTTGAACCGCTGTAGTGGCTAGTCAGAGCATCATCGAGTTCGCTTAAGTTTTCTTATGTAACATGTGCTTGGAAATAaaaacttattcttttgttagtaaaaaacacaaaagaatataaataaaaaaggtgGAACTTATTGGGAACTCGATACCAAGGAGATAGCGAAACCTAACATGCTTGGTGCTATTTGCTTCTCTTCTAGCTAGGATAGGAAGACTTCGTTACTAATCGGGATGCTTAATCGGGTCAGCCCTAGGTCCGATATGAGTGGGAGGTGTTGTAGCCCCTGACACTCAAGGACGATAAAGAACCTTTGTCACACCCCATGAGTTTCTAACTTAGAACATCGTCTCCACGCAAAGGAAGTCACTTTGCCACACACataatatattattgttagCTCTTGGTATATCGTATTCATCCAGGTGGCTCGACTGGTTATCTGGGAAAAAAGCtcaaagataataagataaaatTGGCAACTGACCAATATGAATTAGCCGGTCGGGGTACGAGAAAATAATCGAATGCTCATATTTCCCCTTTAGTCATATAAACTCTTGTTTCCTGAAATTGATTCCCGTGTGACCTTGTCTGGGCTTATCTAGGTGCGCGTGATAGATAGAGGTACCCAGATTACGGCTTACCGCCGATGTACCCATCTTACGAGTGCTAGACGTTGAGTTtagggaagaagaaaaaagagcacAAAGAGATTCAAACGACTTCACAAGAAATACAAACATTTACTAGTGTGAACTTACCCTCAATACTTAtacatagaatttttggagttggtcgacattctaagaattattgaagactcATCAATCCTCCATTGCTAAGAGACCGAGGGTGAGTGGATTCAACAACTGTGTGGAGAGCATTCCACATTGAGGATAGCTTGTTGCTGTTATGTTAGCCCTGAACAGGTCGTAGAACCAGGTTCTCGGCTTGGAGGGTTCATTGTCGAACGTCTTGGTCATAGTAGCTCTGGAGGGATTTTATATTCATTTGATCATATCATCACTTGAGTCCTTCCTCGGTAGAGATATCGAATGAGAC harbors:
- the LOC133888484 gene encoding zinc transporter 3-like isoform X1, with amino-acid sequence MEAVKHTFQVLPWLLLFAQLAAASTSNCTNATDGADSHGAMKLKLIAMASILTAGAAGVLVPVLGRSMAALNPDGDIFFAVKAFAAGVILATGMVHILPAAFDGLTSPCLHKGGRDRNGFPFAGLVSMSAAMATMVIDSVAAGYYRRSHFSKARPIDNLEIHEQPVDEERTGHVQHVHVHTHATHGHSHGEADVISSPEEASIADTIRHRVVSQVLELGILVHSVIIGVSLGASVRSSTIRPLVGALSFHQFFEGIGLGGCIVQANFKLRATVMMAMFFSLTTPVGIALGIAISSSYNVHSSTAFVVEGVFNSASAGILIYMSLVDLLATDFNKLKLQTNTKLQLMTYLALFVGAGLMSMLAIWA
- the LOC133888488 gene encoding uncharacterized protein LOC133888488 — protein: MSGVIMKFAVTSMVMWMAPVAIVYGFYYQIIPGVSQLSSSTQTLASGFLAVISVNLVIGFYICMAMKETPHQEPQPDPTFLANAKASINQPTSSQASDESKGKGKVE
- the LOC133888484 gene encoding zinc transporter 3-like isoform X2 → MEAVKHTFQVLPWLLLFAQLAAASTSNCTNATDGADSHGAMKLKLIAMASILTAGAAGVLVPVLGRSMAALNPDGDIFFAVKAFAAGVILATGMVHILPAAFDGLTSPCLHKGGRDRNGFPFAGLVSMSAAMATMVIDSVAAGYYRRSHFSKARPIDNLEIHEQPVDEERTGHVQHVHVHTHATHGHSHGEADVISSPEEASIADTIRHRVVSQANFKLRATVMMAMFFSLTTPVGIALGIAISSSYNVHSSTAFVVEGVFNSASAGILIYMSLVDLLATDFNKLKLQTNTKLQLMTYLALFVGAGLMSMLAIWA